From one Haloferax marinisediminis genomic stretch:
- the mutS gene encoding DNA mismatch repair protein MutS — MTTQGIVGQFLSLKEETDADLLAMQCGDFYEFFAEDAETVGRELDLKVSQKSSHGSSYPMAGVPLNDLTPYLKALVEHGYRVAVADQYETESGDFARRITRVVTPGTLLETSRSDAQFLAAVVTGGDGVGLAFADITTGQFLVTEAKTVDDAAAELYRFAPVEVLPGPDLRSDDETLSRLREATDASFSLFSSEAFAPGRARHAVREQFGESTVDSVGLDSELATRAAGGILAYVEETGAGVLRSMTRLRVYHPSDLLELDATTQRNLELTETMHGDRSGSLFDTIDHTVTSPGGRLLREWLTRPRRDQTELSRRLDAVESLASAALARERVREVLDGAYDLERLASRAASGTAGANALLRVRDTLDILPALTDAIEGTELADSPLAEVVSRPDRDAAASLHAELADALADDPPKTVTQGGLFQKGYDDELDDLIERHESVKSWLDTLAEREKRQHGLSHVTVDRNKTDGYYIQVGKSVADQVPDHYRQIKTLKNSKRFVTDEVEEKERDILRLEEARGDLEYDLFQDLRERVAQHAELLQDVGRALAEVDALASLATHAAGNGWTRPELTEAGPLRIEAGRHPVVETTTEFVPNDLHMDRDRGFLIVTGPNMSGKSTYMRQAALITLLAQVGSFVPARSATIGVVDGIYTRVGALDELAQGRSTFMVEMQELSNILHSATEDSLVILDEVGRGTATYDGISIAWAATEYLHNEVRAKTLFATHYHELTSLADHLDRVANVHVAADERDGDVTFLRTVVDGPTDRSYGIHVADLAGVPRPVVDRATDVLDRLRDEKAIEARGSGSSEPVQAVFDFGSGQMKVAEGSGSPANGAAQNSAPDTDAQSKPALDPEMEAVLDELKSTDVNTTSPLDLMAKVQAWQSKLGGDE, encoded by the coding sequence ATGACTACTCAGGGAATCGTCGGACAGTTCCTCTCGTTGAAAGAGGAGACCGACGCCGACCTGCTCGCCATGCAGTGTGGTGACTTCTACGAGTTCTTCGCCGAGGACGCCGAGACGGTCGGGCGCGAACTCGACCTCAAGGTGTCGCAGAAGTCCTCACACGGGTCGTCGTATCCGATGGCGGGCGTGCCGTTGAACGACCTGACGCCCTATCTCAAGGCGCTGGTCGAACACGGCTATCGGGTCGCCGTCGCCGACCAGTACGAGACAGAGTCGGGGGATTTCGCCCGCCGAATTACGCGTGTCGTCACGCCGGGCACACTCCTCGAAACGTCGCGGTCTGATGCGCAGTTCCTCGCCGCCGTGGTGACCGGTGGTGACGGTGTTGGCCTCGCGTTCGCCGACATCACGACTGGCCAGTTCCTCGTCACCGAGGCAAAGACTGTCGACGACGCCGCGGCCGAACTCTACCGATTCGCGCCGGTCGAAGTCCTCCCCGGTCCAGACCTCCGCTCTGACGACGAGACGCTCTCGCGACTCCGCGAAGCCACAGACGCCTCCTTCTCACTGTTCTCTAGCGAGGCGTTCGCACCGGGACGTGCCCGCCACGCCGTCCGCGAGCAGTTCGGCGAGTCCACCGTCGACAGCGTCGGTCTCGACTCCGAACTGGCGACACGTGCGGCGGGCGGAATCTTGGCGTACGTCGAAGAGACGGGCGCTGGCGTCCTCCGGTCGATGACGCGACTGCGCGTCTACCATCCGAGTGACCTGCTCGAACTCGACGCCACCACGCAGCGAAACCTCGAACTCACCGAGACGATGCACGGCGACCGCTCGGGGTCTCTCTTCGACACAATCGACCACACGGTGACGTCTCCCGGTGGCCGACTGCTCCGCGAGTGGTTGACGCGCCCGCGACGCGACCAGACCGAACTTTCGCGCCGACTCGATGCCGTCGAATCGCTCGCCTCCGCCGCCCTCGCCCGCGAGCGCGTTCGTGAAGTTCTCGATGGTGCCTACGACCTCGAACGACTCGCCTCCCGTGCCGCGTCTGGGACCGCCGGCGCGAACGCCCTTCTCCGAGTCCGCGACACGCTCGACATCCTTCCCGCACTCACAGACGCCATCGAGGGCACGGAACTGGCCGACTCACCGCTCGCCGAAGTCGTCTCTCGACCGGACAGAGATGCCGCGGCGTCACTCCACGCAGAACTCGCCGATGCGCTGGCCGACGACCCGCCGAAGACTGTCACGCAAGGCGGGTTGTTCCAGAAAGGCTACGACGACGAACTCGACGACCTCATCGAGCGCCACGAGTCGGTGAAGTCGTGGCTCGACACACTCGCCGAGCGCGAAAAGCGCCAGCACGGTCTCTCGCACGTCACGGTCGACCGGAACAAGACCGACGGCTACTACATCCAGGTCGGCAAGTCCGTCGCCGACCAGGTCCCCGACCACTACCGGCAGATAAAGACGCTCAAGAACTCCAAGCGGTTCGTCACCGACGAGGTCGAGGAGAAAGAACGAGACATCCTCCGTCTCGAAGAGGCTCGCGGCGACCTCGAATACGACCTGTTTCAGGACCTCCGCGAACGCGTCGCCCAGCACGCCGAACTCCTCCAAGACGTTGGCCGGGCCCTCGCCGAAGTTGACGCGCTGGCGTCGCTCGCAACCCACGCTGCCGGGAACGGGTGGACCCGACCGGAACTCACTGAGGCGGGACCACTCCGTATCGAAGCGGGTCGCCACCCCGTCGTCGAGACGACGACCGAGTTCGTGCCGAACGACCTGCACATGGACCGCGACCGTGGGTTCCTCATCGTCACCGGCCCGAACATGTCCGGGAAATCGACGTACATGCGACAGGCGGCGCTCATCACACTCCTCGCACAGGTCGGGAGTTTCGTCCCTGCACGCTCGGCGACGATTGGCGTCGTCGACGGTATCTACACCCGCGTGGGCGCGCTCGACGAACTCGCACAGGGTCGGTCGACGTTCATGGTCGAGATGCAGGAACTCTCGAACATCCTCCACTCCGCCACCGAAGATTCGCTCGTCATCCTCGACGAGGTGGGGCGCGGAACCGCCACCTACGACGGAATCTCCATCGCGTGGGCGGCCACCGAATACCTGCACAACGAGGTGCGAGCGAAGACGCTCTTCGCAACCCACTACCACGAACTCACGAGTCTCGCCGACCACCTCGACCGCGTGGCGAACGTCCACGTCGCTGCCGACGAGCGAGACGGCGACGTGACGTTCCTCCGCACCGTCGTCGACGGCCCGACCGACCGAAGTTACGGGATTCACGTCGCCGACCTCGCGGGGGTTCCACGCCCCGTCGTGGACCGGGCGACGGACGTACTGGACCGTCTCCGTGACGAGAAAGCAATCGAAGCCAGAGGCTCCGGGTCGTCAGAACCCGTTCAAGCCGTCTTCGACTTCGGGAGCGGCCAGATGAAAGTCGCCGAAGGGAGCGGCAGTCCGGCGAACGGTGCGGCCCAGAACAGCGCACCCGACACCGACGCGCAGTCCAAACCCGCACTCGACCCGGAGATGGAAGCCGTCCTCGACGAACTGAAATCGACCGACGTGAACACCACCTCACCGCTCGACTTGATGGCGAAAGTGCAGGCATGGCAGTCCAAACTGGGGGGTGACGAATGA
- the mutL gene encoding DNA mismatch repair endonuclease MutL: MTSIKQLDAKTIDRIAAGEVVERPASVVKELFENSLDADATRVSVAVDSGGVEGIRIRDDGVGMTEEELELCVREHTTSKISDIEDLEAGIGTLGFRGEALHTIGAVSRMTIRSKPRGGDVGTELRYEGGDVESVRPAGCPEGTVVEVDDLFYNTPARRKFLKTTATEFDHVNTVVTHYALANPDIAVSLEHDDREVFATEGRGDLQSTVLSVYGREVAESMVPVEHDAPGVSVSGLVSHPETTRSTRDYLSTFVNDRYVTDRVLREAILDAYGGQLDADRYPFAVLFVEVAPDAVDVNVHPRKMEVRWDEEAQVKRGVTDAVEEALLNNGLVRSSAPRGLSKADETPVAPGDAGDEGGEDPHDVRETVDADATETHDRPTARDVQPPREDRHISADSAESVSSQSETAQSSSSSPSTSSHSSTSSHSSTSPPPTPPREYDLAPGPETTEQSSLNTETADSSRSLTGSSANTSESPSTTGDGDSQRTSRRIAAPTTQRDLSGDEASLNPEFESLPSMRILGQLLDTYIVAETREGLVLVDQHAADERVNYERLKGEVEGDTPTQALAEPVELELTAREAALFEEYREALAQVGFHAGRTDDRTVSVRTVPAVFDAALDPGLVRDALTAFVREETDGGQQTVDAVADDLLADLACYPSITGNTSLREGSVLDLLSALDACDNPYACPHGRPVIIEFDREEIEARFERDYPGHSGRRAED, encoded by the coding sequence ATGACGAGTATCAAGCAACTCGACGCGAAGACCATCGACCGCATCGCCGCCGGCGAAGTCGTCGAGCGGCCCGCGTCGGTCGTCAAGGAACTCTTCGAGAACAGTCTCGACGCCGACGCGACACGCGTCTCTGTCGCCGTGGATTCAGGCGGCGTCGAGGGAATCCGTATCCGCGACGACGGCGTCGGGATGACCGAAGAAGAACTCGAACTCTGCGTCCGCGAGCACACGACCAGCAAGATATCCGATATCGAAGACCTCGAAGCGGGTATCGGGACGCTCGGGTTCCGCGGCGAGGCACTCCACACGATTGGCGCCGTCTCACGGATGACCATCCGGTCGAAACCTCGCGGCGGAGACGTCGGAACCGAGTTACGATACGAAGGCGGAGACGTGGAGTCTGTTCGGCCCGCCGGGTGCCCCGAGGGGACGGTCGTCGAAGTCGACGACCTGTTCTACAACACGCCCGCGCGACGGAAGTTCCTCAAGACGACGGCGACCGAGTTCGACCACGTCAACACCGTCGTCACGCATTACGCCCTCGCCAACCCGGACATCGCCGTCTCGCTCGAACACGACGACAGAGAAGTGTTCGCCACAGAAGGTCGCGGTGACCTCCAGTCGACGGTCCTCTCGGTGTACGGCCGTGAAGTCGCAGAGTCGATGGTTCCAGTCGAACACGACGCACCCGGCGTTTCGGTCAGCGGCCTCGTCAGTCACCCCGAGACGACACGGAGTACACGCGACTACCTCTCGACGTTCGTCAACGACCGCTACGTCACAGACCGAGTCCTCCGAGAGGCCATCCTCGATGCCTACGGTGGCCAACTCGACGCGGACCGGTATCCCTTCGCCGTCCTCTTCGTCGAGGTTGCACCCGACGCCGTCGACGTGAACGTCCACCCGCGGAAGATGGAGGTCAGATGGGACGAAGAAGCGCAGGTCAAACGCGGCGTGACCGACGCGGTGGAAGAAGCGCTACTGAACAACGGCCTCGTCCGGTCGTCCGCACCACGCGGCCTCTCGAAAGCCGACGAGACACCGGTCGCCCCGGGCGATGCCGGCGACGAGGGAGGGGAAGACCCACACGACGTTCGTGAGACGGTCGACGCCGACGCCACCGAAACACACGACCGGCCGACGGCGCGAGATGTCCAGCCACCGCGCGAAGACCGGCACATCTCCGCCGACTCAGCCGAGTCTGTCTCGTCGCAGTCGGAGACCGCACAGTCGTCGTCATCTTCACCTTCCACGTCGTCTCACTCGTCCACGTCGTCTCACTCGTCCACCTCGCCGCCGCCGACACCGCCACGCGAGTACGACCTCGCACCCGGTCCAGAGACGACCGAACAGTCATCGCTGAACACTGAAACAGCCGACTCGTCACGGTCGCTCACAGGGTCATCGGCGAACACATCTGAGTCACCATCGACGACAGGGGACGGCGATTCCCAGCGCACGTCTCGCCGAATCGCCGCCCCGACGACACAGCGTGACCTCTCGGGCGACGAGGCGTCGCTGAACCCCGAGTTCGAGTCGCTACCGTCGATGCGAATTCTCGGCCAACTCCTCGACACCTACATCGTCGCCGAGACGAGGGAGGGGCTCGTCCTCGTCGACCAACACGCCGCCGACGAGCGGGTGAACTACGAGCGCCTGAAAGGTGAGGTCGAAGGCGACACGCCGACACAAGCGCTCGCAGAACCCGTCGAACTCGAACTGACGGCCAGAGAGGCCGCGTTGTTCGAGGAGTACCGCGAGGCGTTGGCACAGGTCGGGTTCCACGCTGGGCGAACTGACGACCGAACTGTCTCGGTTCGGACCGTTCCGGCCGTCTTCGACGCCGCACTCGATCCCGGCCTCGTCCGCGACGCACTGACGGCGTTCGTCCGCGAGGAGACCGACGGCGGTCAGCAGACGGTCGACGCCGTCGCTGACGACCTGCTCGCCGACCTCGCGTGCTACCCGTCTATCACCGGCAACACCTCGCTTCGTGAAGGCTCGGTGCTCGACCTGCTCTCGGCGCTCGACGCCTGCGACAACCCGTACGCCTGTCCGCACGGGCGACCAGTCATCATCGAGTTCGACCGCGAGGAAATCGAGGCACGCTTCGAACGCGACTACCCCGGCCACAGCGGGCGGCGCGCAGAGGATTAA
- the kdgK1 gene encoding bifunctional 2-dehydro-3-deoxygluconokinase/2-dehydro-3-deoxygalactonokinase: MTALVTFGETMLRLSPPRGERLETAREFEVQAGGAESNVAVAAARLGRDAAWFSKLPDSPLGRRVVGELRSHGVGTDGVVWDADHRQGLYYLEHGVAPRPTNVVYDRADAAVTTLETSEIDLDAVRDADVCYTSGITPALSETLRETTADVLAAAQDAGTTTAFDLNYRTKLWEPEAAAEAYRDLFDSIDVLFAAQRDAETVLGREGDAESIARGLAADFGFETVVVTRGADGSLALTDGEVYEQGVYEAETHDAIGTGDAFVGGYLAKHLAGGDVAESLRWAAATASFKRTIEGDVAVVTPEDIERVVADEGDGISR, translated from the coding sequence ATGACAGCACTCGTGACCTTCGGCGAGACGATGCTCCGCTTGTCGCCGCCGCGTGGCGAGCGACTCGAGACGGCCCGTGAGTTCGAAGTGCAGGCGGGCGGCGCAGAGAGTAACGTCGCCGTCGCGGCGGCACGACTCGGACGCGACGCCGCGTGGTTCTCGAAACTGCCGGACTCACCGCTCGGTCGCCGTGTCGTCGGCGAACTGCGAAGCCACGGTGTCGGCACCGACGGCGTCGTCTGGGACGCCGACCACCGGCAGGGACTCTACTACCTCGAACACGGTGTGGCGCCGCGACCGACCAACGTCGTCTACGACCGTGCAGACGCCGCGGTGACGACGCTCGAAACGTCCGAAATCGACCTCGACGCCGTCCGCGACGCGGACGTGTGTTACACGAGTGGAATCACGCCCGCGCTCTCGGAGACGCTCCGAGAGACGACTGCAGACGTGCTCGCTGCAGCACAGGACGCTGGCACGACGACTGCGTTCGACCTGAACTACCGGACGAAACTCTGGGAACCCGAAGCCGCCGCCGAGGCGTACCGTGACCTGTTCGACTCGATAGACGTTCTCTTCGCCGCCCAACGAGACGCCGAGACGGTGCTCGGACGCGAAGGCGACGCCGAATCTATCGCACGCGGACTCGCAGCAGACTTCGGGTTCGAGACGGTCGTCGTCACTCGCGGTGCAGACGGGTCACTCGCGCTCACCGACGGCGAGGTGTACGAACAGGGTGTCTACGAGGCCGAGACGCACGACGCAATCGGCACGGGCGACGCCTTCGTCGGTGGATACCTCGCGAAACACCTCGCAGGCGGCGACGTCGCTGAATCCCTCCGGTGGGCCGCCGCGACGGCGTCGTTCAAGCGGACCATCGAAGGCGACGTGGCCGTCGTCACACCCGAAGACATCGAGCGCGTCGTCGCCGACGAGGGCGACGGTATCTCTCGGTAA
- a CDS encoding PGF-CTERM sorting domain-containing protein: MNRIAVVLAALLVTAAVPVGSVAAQQSSTDASAYTGTHVSFDTKTNAVTNYTVDGVTVVESVETSSQADASVGLDVALSAVTDVEASGLSLAATSETNATVRADSGATLRAHDNPKGTLVVSAGNESQYVTADLGANATAAQAGNSRIIVEQDGRMGAFILVGNGSVTVNEEGNVTADLQNGSRLVYRSYSDGRTDDDKQTEKLIASGSATTEVYVMQDGDETTVDAIHYDENTTVELSEQTKDNVTVTIDRSVHQGTVVVTSVSEEALAATDNLSVMVDGEAAVQASSYTELQSAANGGETSKYLVQETSAEGETNVLVAVNHFSERQVTMSGDDSSSTSDETTTPESSDDTTSDKTTEDAEATETTSGEDAAETTTSSTSAPGFGVGLTVVALAGAALVARRRA, encoded by the coding sequence ATGAACCGAATCGCAGTCGTGCTCGCCGCACTGTTGGTGACGGCCGCCGTCCCCGTTGGGTCGGTCGCCGCCCAGCAGTCGAGCACTGATGCATCGGCCTACACAGGAACACACGTCTCGTTCGACACGAAGACGAACGCCGTGACCAACTACACCGTCGATGGCGTGACCGTCGTCGAGTCGGTCGAGACGTCGTCGCAGGCAGACGCCAGTGTCGGCCTCGACGTGGCGCTCTCTGCAGTCACCGATGTCGAGGCTAGTGGTCTCTCACTCGCCGCGACGAGTGAGACGAACGCGACGGTCCGAGCAGACAGTGGTGCGACCCTCCGCGCTCACGACAACCCCAAAGGGACGCTCGTCGTCTCCGCGGGTAACGAGTCGCAGTACGTGACCGCCGACCTCGGCGCGAACGCCACGGCCGCACAGGCTGGCAACTCGCGAATCATCGTCGAGCAAGACGGTCGGATGGGTGCGTTCATCCTCGTCGGAAACGGGTCTGTGACCGTCAACGAGGAAGGAAACGTCACTGCGGACCTACAGAACGGCTCCCGCCTCGTGTACCGCAGTTACTCCGACGGCCGAACTGACGACGACAAGCAGACCGAGAAACTCATCGCCAGCGGGTCGGCCACCACCGAAGTGTACGTGATGCAAGACGGTGACGAGACGACTGTCGACGCGATCCACTACGACGAGAACACGACCGTCGAACTGTCCGAACAGACGAAGGACAACGTCACCGTGACGATCGACCGGTCGGTCCATCAGGGGACCGTCGTCGTGACCTCCGTCTCCGAAGAGGCACTCGCCGCGACGGACAACCTGTCGGTGATGGTCGACGGTGAGGCCGCCGTGCAGGCGTCGAGTTACACCGAACTCCAGTCCGCCGCGAACGGTGGCGAAACCTCGAAGTACCTCGTCCAGGAGACGAGCGCCGAGGGTGAGACGAACGTCCTCGTCGCTGTGAACCACTTCTCCGAACGGCAGGTCACGATGTCGGGCGACGATTCGTCGTCGACGTCCGACGAGACGACCACCCCGGAATCGAGCGACGACACGACGAGCGACAAGACGACCGAAGACGCTGAGGCAACCGAGACGACGTCCGGTGAGGACGCTGCCGAGACGACCACGTCGTCCACCAGCGCACCCGGATTTGGTGTCGGTCTCACCGTCGTCGCGCTCGCAGGCGCTGCCCTCGTCGCCCGTCGTCGAGCGTAA
- the arcD gene encoding arginine/ornithine antiporter ArcD, with product MASLSFEPLTYDDIPDDERPSFAQALVPVIGMLVFLSVGVIWLGLDPQLPLLWGIILTGVVGRYWLGLSWTRLSEGIRDGINMGMSALLILLVVYMLISTWTAAGTIPALIYYGLDLLSPAVFLPAATLLSAIVTFAIGSSWTTAATLGVAFIGIGSGLGMPNAMTAGAVLTGAYTGDKISPFSDTTNLAAAVTNTDLMTHVRTMRVGTSIALAISLVAYTALGLTASGNIPVERVAEIQTAIASTYTVNPLVFAPLLVTFVLALRGYPALPSIIAGVVAGTLTQLFVQGPVAIDTFVGAWNVAFAGTSPETGVATVDSLLASGGLLGSSWTMTVILASLSLGGILERTGCIAVIAHEMRRILTSVASLTVGTAASSLAMNAIAADQYMSIVVPGMSFRGLYDEFDLESRNLSRAVESAGTTTSALIPWGTGGAYMADVLGVPTLQYAPYYFLGFLSPLILVAMGLTGWRITKQGSDTQAGLRGAFASFADDDD from the coding sequence ATGGCATCACTCTCGTTCGAACCGCTGACGTACGACGACATCCCCGACGACGAGCGCCCATCGTTCGCGCAGGCGCTCGTCCCTGTCATCGGGATGCTCGTCTTCCTGAGCGTCGGGGTCATCTGGCTGGGCCTCGACCCGCAGTTACCGCTCCTGTGGGGTATCATCCTCACCGGCGTCGTGGGTCGGTACTGGCTCGGCCTCTCGTGGACCCGGCTCTCAGAGGGCATCCGCGACGGCATCAACATGGGGATGTCGGCACTCCTCATCCTCCTCGTCGTCTACATGCTCATCTCGACGTGGACCGCCGCGGGGACGATTCCCGCGCTCATCTACTACGGCCTCGACCTGCTGTCGCCGGCAGTATTCCTCCCGGCGGCAACCCTGCTCTCGGCCATCGTCACCTTCGCCATCGGGTCGTCGTGGACCACCGCAGCGACACTCGGCGTTGCCTTCATCGGCATCGGGTCGGGCCTCGGTATGCCCAACGCGATGACTGCGGGTGCCGTCCTGACCGGTGCGTACACTGGCGACAAGATTTCGCCGTTCTCGGACACGACGAACCTCGCCGCGGCCGTCACGAACACCGACCTGATGACCCACGTGCGGACGATGCGCGTCGGAACGAGTATCGCGCTCGCCATCTCGCTCGTGGCGTACACCGCACTCGGCCTCACGGCTTCCGGGAACATCCCTGTAGAACGAGTCGCTGAGATTCAGACGGCTATCGCGAGCACGTACACCGTGAACCCGCTGGTGTTCGCACCACTTCTGGTCACGTTCGTTCTCGCACTTCGCGGCTATCCGGCGCTCCCCTCCATCATCGCGGGTGTCGTCGCCGGGACGCTCACGCAACTGTTCGTGCAGGGGCCAGTCGCCATCGACACCTTCGTCGGCGCGTGGAACGTCGCCTTCGCGGGAACCTCGCCCGAGACGGGCGTGGCGACTGTCGATTCCCTCCTCGCGTCAGGCGGTCTCCTCGGTTCGTCGTGGACGATGACCGTCATCCTCGCGTCGCTGTCGCTGGGTGGCATCCTCGAACGGACTGGCTGTATCGCCGTCATCGCCCACGAGATGCGTCGCATCCTCACCTCGGTGGCCTCGCTAACCGTCGGGACGGCCGCCTCGTCGCTGGCGATGAACGCCATCGCGGCGGACCAGTACATGAGTATCGTCGTGCCCGGAATGAGTTTCCGCGGCCTCTACGACGAGTTCGACTTGGAGAGCAGAAACCTCTCGCGGGCCGTCGAATCCGCGGGGACGACGACGAGCGCGCTCATCCCGTGGGGGACCGGTGGCGCGTACATGGCCGACGTACTCGGCGTGCCGACGCTCCAGTACGCCCCGTACTACTTCCTCGGGTTCCTCTCGCCACTCATCCTCGTGGCGATGGGCCTGACCGGGTGGCGCATCACGAAGCAAGGGTCCGACACGCAAGCCGGACTGCGCGGTGCGTTCGCGTCGTTCGCTGATGACGACGACTGA
- a CDS encoding DUF6663 family protein, producing the protein MEVTTAGRFRVYRSPRERDELLLLERPAEAVDWTDPGAAADADDAFSPTYVPQTGYDGDLGESVSALEPGNEVEATLTWDDGDPRFTEVSVVDRTRFRFVGAATGLFEAARDTWRATADGEAIGSRVTYGTDGDPNAVLYVFAKQPGARDLFDEFRDGVLPLDPLLGRLEAEADDADRVDDEDRVTDANAGGESAVPDAPREVFVIRPLDEEFVLVAIAFDRDGLFAQTMRETYC; encoded by the coding sequence ATGGAGGTCACGACGGCCGGGCGATTTCGCGTCTACCGTAGCCCACGCGAGCGAGACGAACTCCTCTTACTCGAACGCCCAGCGGAAGCCGTCGATTGGACCGACCCGGGTGCGGCGGCCGACGCCGACGACGCCTTCTCACCCACGTACGTCCCGCAGACTGGGTACGACGGCGACCTCGGAGAATCCGTCTCGGCACTCGAACCCGGCAACGAAGTCGAGGCGACGCTGACGTGGGACGACGGCGACCCCCGGTTCACCGAGGTGTCGGTTGTCGACCGGACACGGTTTCGCTTCGTCGGCGCGGCGACAGGGTTGTTCGAGGCCGCCCGCGACACGTGGCGAGCGACCGCCGACGGTGAGGCGATTGGTTCTCGCGTCACGTACGGCACCGACGGCGACCCGAACGCCGTCCTCTACGTCTTCGCAAAACAACCCGGCGCGCGTGACCTGTTCGACGAGTTCAGAGACGGTGTCCTGCCGCTCGACCCGTTGCTCGGGCGTCTCGAAGCCGAGGCGGACGACGCAGACAGGGTGGACGATGAAGATAGGGTAACCGACGCAAATGCAGGGGGCGAATCGGCCGTTCCCGATGCACCTCGTGAGGTGTTCGTGATTCGCCCGCTCGACGAAGAGTTCGTCCTCGTCGCCATCGCGTTCGACAGAGACGGGTTGTTCGCGCAGACGATGCGCGAAACCTACTGCTGA
- a CDS encoding C-terminal binding protein — translation MSYNVVLSDFHMVDPEHQHRILGDIAEIHVAELGSEDALVEACRTADADAVVTDINTPVTAEALSQLDLSVVARAAVGFDNIDVEAAAAHDVVVTNVPAYCTDEVATHSVALLLSCIRATPTYDRAVRAGEWPATPGRELHRMKGRTLGFLSFGAIAQRTAELCSGFGVDTVVYDPYVDDEVLDEYGVERVTLDELYARTDYLSVNAPATPETRGMVDADAFAALDDDAIVVNTGRGAVIDEDALVDALREGDIAAAGLDVFEEEPLQDDSPLRQLENAVLSPHAAWCSVEAKAEVNEQTASDIRRVFEGEEPTARVDPSWN, via the coding sequence ATGAGTTACAACGTCGTGCTCAGCGACTTCCACATGGTCGACCCCGAGCACCAACACCGTATCCTCGGGGACATCGCCGAGATTCACGTCGCCGAACTCGGGTCCGAAGACGCCCTCGTCGAGGCGTGTCGCACGGCCGACGCCGACGCCGTCGTCACGGACATCAACACGCCGGTCACCGCCGAGGCGCTCTCCCAACTCGACCTCTCGGTGGTCGCTCGGGCGGCCGTCGGATTCGACAACATCGACGTGGAGGCCGCCGCAGCGCACGACGTCGTCGTCACCAACGTTCCGGCGTACTGTACGGACGAAGTGGCAACCCACAGCGTCGCCCTCCTCTTGTCGTGTATCCGGGCCACTCCGACCTACGACCGAGCGGTTCGCGCTGGCGAGTGGCCGGCGACCCCCGGCCGAGAACTCCACCGGATGAAGGGCCGCACGCTCGGATTCCTCTCGTTCGGAGCGATTGCACAGCGAACTGCCGAACTCTGCTCAGGATTCGGTGTCGATACCGTCGTCTACGACCCGTACGTGGACGACGAGGTGCTCGACGAGTACGGCGTCGAACGCGTCACGCTCGACGAACTCTACGCTCGCACGGACTACTTGTCTGTCAACGCGCCTGCGACGCCGGAGACCCGTGGGATGGTCGATGCCGATGCGTTCGCCGCTCTCGACGACGATGCCATCGTCGTCAACACCGGCCGCGGGGCAGTCATCGACGAAGACGCACTCGTCGACGCCCTCCGTGAGGGCGACATCGCCGCCGCCGGCCTCGACGTGTTCGAGGAAGAACCGCTGCAGGACGACTCACCGCTCCGTCAGTTAGAAAACGCCGTTCTCTCGCCACACGCCGCGTGGTGTTCGGTCGAAGCGAAAGCCGAGGTGAACGAACAGACCGCTTCCGACATCAGGCGCGTCTTCGAGGGTGAGGAACCGACTGCGCGAGTCGACCCGAGTTGGAACTAA
- a CDS encoding DUF7344 domain-containing protein has protein sequence MATTPDTELSETRIHEVLSNDRRRMAIEFLQDGDLTLRELSERIAEAETGESPPPRNIRQSAYVSLQQTHIPKLDELDIVTYDEGSKTVSLAEAGDVTVYMEVVPEGELSWSEYYTTLSALGLVLMTAVAAEVPVISSLGAPVLASVVFAVIGGSGLYQRWSQEN, from the coding sequence ATGGCGACCACACCTGACACCGAACTCTCCGAGACGCGAATCCACGAGGTACTGAGTAACGACCGCCGTCGGATGGCAATCGAGTTTCTCCAAGACGGAGACCTGACACTGCGCGAGCTCTCGGAACGAATCGCGGAGGCCGAGACGGGTGAGTCGCCCCCACCACGCAATATCCGACAGAGTGCGTACGTGTCGCTCCAGCAGACCCACATCCCGAAACTCGACGAACTCGACATCGTCACGTACGACGAAGGCTCGAAGACCGTCTCACTGGCAGAGGCGGGCGACGTCACCGTCTACATGGAAGTCGTCCCCGAGGGTGAACTGTCGTGGAGTGAGTACTACACCACGCTCTCTGCGCTCGGACTCGTCCTCATGACCGCCGTCGCCGCCGAAGTCCCCGTCATCTCGTCGCTCGGTGCCCCCGTCCTCGCGTCGGTCGTGTTCGCTGTCATCGGTGGTTCTGGGCTCTACCAGCGCTGGTCTCAAGAGAACTAA